One genomic window of Conger conger chromosome 9, fConCon1.1, whole genome shotgun sequence includes the following:
- the LOC133137525 gene encoding clavesin-1-like, with protein MRIAMAHLQAGLSAETIEKARLELNENPDTLHQDIQQVRDMVITRPDIGFLRTDDAFILRFLRARKFNQLETFKLLAQYFQYRQQNLEMFQGFKADDPGIKRALMDGFPGILETADQYGRKILILFASNWDQSRNSFSDILRAILLSLEVLIEDPELQINGFILIIDWSDFSFKQASKLTPSILKLAIEGLQDSFPARFGGIHFVNQPWYIHALYTIIKPFLKDKTRKRIFLHGNNLNSLHQLIYPECLPSEFGGTLPPYDMGTWARTLLGPDYNDETEYTHTYDALHVKEALGQSVRECDDNLMRRSQSAVEPETLKHRERDDETAQPLLALD; from the exons ATGAGGATTGCAATGGCCCACCTACAGGCTGGCCTCAGTGCCGAAACCATAGAGAAAGCCCGCCTGGAGCTGAACGAGAACCCAGACACGCTCCATCAGGACATCCAGCAGGTACGGGACATGGTCATAACCCGGCCGGATATCGGGTTCCTGCGCACGGATGACGCCTTCATCCTGAGGTTCCTCCGGGCCCGCAAGTTCAACCAGCTGGAGACCTTCAAGCTCCTGGCCCAGTACTTCCAGTACCGGCAGCAGAACCTGGAGATGTTCCAGGGGTTCAAGGCCGATGACCCTGGCATCAAGCGCGCACTGATGGATGGGTTTCCTGGGATCCTCGAAACGGCGGATCAGTACGGGAGAAAGATCCTCATTCTCTTCGCTTCTAACTGGGACCAGAGTAG GAACTCCTTCTCGGACATCCTGCGggccatcctcctctccctggaAGTGCTGATCGAGGACCCGGAGCTGCAGATCAACGGCTTCATTTTAATAATCGACTGGAGCGACTTCTCCTTCAAACAGGCCTCCAAGCTCACCCCTAGCATCTTGAAGCTGGCCATCGAGGGGCTGCAG GACAGCTTCCCTGCTCGATTTGGTGGCATCCATTTTGTAAACCAGCCCTGGTACATCCATGCCTTGTACACCATCATTAAGCCTTTCCTCAAAGACAAAACCAGGAAAAGG ATTTTTCTCCATGGCAACAACCTCAACAGTCTGCACCAGCTGATTTACCCAGAATGCCTCCCGTCAGAGTTTGGTGGAACCCTGCCCCCATATGACATGGGTACGTGGGCGAGGACACTCTTGGGCCCAGACTATAACGACGAGACGGagtacacccacacatacgATGCCCTGCACGTGAAGGAGGCCCTGGGCCAATCTGTCCGCGAATGTGACGATAACCTCATGAGAAG GTCTCAGTCAGCAGTGGAGCCAGAGActctgaaacacagagagagagacgatgAGACGGCACAGCCACTCCTGGCTCTAGACTGA